The following are encoded together in the Bos javanicus breed banteng chromosome X, ARS-OSU_banteng_1.0, whole genome shotgun sequence genome:
- the LOC133243542 gene encoding transcription factor SPT20 homolog-like 1 yields MEQSLERALDLAESVIESAQQRPPKRKISSGEMSLHEKLYDIYVEESEKEPEVAEELRSNVNLLEKLLRRESLPCLVVNLYPGKQGYSLMLKGENESFTESIQLPYEEGELLEYLDAQELPPVLMNLLEKSLVNVFHEGCVIAEIRNYRQFSEGEPPSYQSRHILLRPTMQTLACDVEAIASDHHNWTQEDKLLLESQLILATAEPLCLDPFVSVACTENRLLYNKQKLNTRPMKRNLKRFSTASLNRQQDFPPSPLPPELTALPSLAKSQESKTDKQYDLKTLKAGKCVDTWKQRPCDLAVPSEVDVEKHTKSFKYDDLQPTVWPTYEVGEDSIFGYEDSSHSPATKQMLMHPLNDPLISGKSMPHKKKRKVVYERQMSPYHSFTDDHPCNFLSGPETDDVRMVSPSEESSQKSTQYPVQMSYSSGYLADVWPPSPGKELEQPMTGSVQSSGDSADLRQPPPGKELEQPKIGSVQSSDDSASFRQPFPGKEPEQPKNGSVQSSVLGKGAKHPPSPIRLPLNPGKSSWGDSFTSQQASSSHKFPSPASAPKLPSLSQESSMEVSQVSSFPAMALSTVGSSQRTEASATSSVLNITKEVQPGGGGLALGSSSKPVQDSTTAPAGITVGPFPRGIKLSLLPTGISLGPLATGMKLDHQPTGVKPGPLPIGIQPDSQPTGMKPGPLPTGMKPGPLPTGMKPELLPRGIKLDYQTTGIKSGPQPIGIKPGPQPIRIKPGLQPIRIKTGLQPRRIKPRPLPTGIKLDPLPIGNKSRLLPTGINLGPLPTGMKLDHQPTGVKPGPQPIEVRPGPLPTGMKLDYQPTGIKLGPQPIGIKPGPLPTGMKLDYQTTGIKSGLQPIGIRPDPQPIGLKPGPLTIGIKPGTLPTGMKLDYQTTAIKSGLQPIRIRPGPQPVGIKPGPQPIEIKPGTLPTGMKLDYQPTGIRPGPQPIGIKPGPLPTGMKLDYQTTGIKSGLQPIRIRPSPQPEGIKPGPLTIGIKPGTLPTGMKPDHQPTEIGPGTQPIGIKPGTGPIGIKPGPRPIGIKPGPQPIGIRPGPQPIGIRPGPQPIGIRPGPQLIRIKPGTLPTGMKPDHEPTEIGPGTQPIRIKPGPQPIGIKPGTLPTGMKPDHQPIKIRPGPQPIGIKPGPLPIGIRPGTLPTGMKPDHQPTEIRPGPQLREIKPRPLPTGTKLAHQPAGIKPCLQPIGIKPSPLPMEIKPGHLPTGIKLDPLTTGIKLGPLTTGIKSRLLPREIKPKLLPMGIKPVLLSTGIQPNTLLTGILPSPLPTGISPGPLPAGIKPDTLPTGISPRVLSPGIQPDTLPTGIQPGTLPTGIQPDSQPTGITPGLLPTRIKPDSQPTGIKPGPLPAGAQPPNVQTTALPVSSQGGVQLVKNTPSLMPFTLLQLSPGSLILNPQQAQEQLQQPTQQWLYQLMPQPQLQQPTTSHPPQSVPQDPVEGSGSQMALSAQQAMVLQPQAVVLSQVGSAQRGPWPSLPQHRVQLASTLQLHPQPRPVQFRILQHPVAVATVVAPAAQPQPPGEQTASQSKGQTESTPTPPKS; encoded by the coding sequence ATGGAACAATCTCTAGAAAGAGCTTTGGATCTTGCAGAGTCTGTCATTGAAAGTGCCCAACAAAGACCTCCGAAAAGAAAAATCTCGAGTGGGGAGATGTCTCTCCATGAAAAACTTTATGACATTTAtgtagaagaaagtgaaaaagagcctGAGGTTGCGGAGGAATTAAGAAGCAACGTGAACCTATTAGAGAAGCTCCTTAGGAGAGAATCGTTGCCCTGTTTGGTGGTTAACCTGTACCCAGGAAAGCAGGGCTATTCGCTGATGCTCAAGGGGGAAAATGAATCATTTACAGAGAGCATTCAACTGCCTTATGAAGAAGGGGAATTGCTCGAATACTTAGATGCTCAAGAATTACCTCCTGTTCTGATGAATCTCCTAGAGAAGTCTCTGGTTAACGTTTTTCATGAGGGGTGTGTCATAGCGGAAATACGGAACTACAGGCAGTTCAGTGAAGGGGAGCCTCCGAGTTACCAAAGCAGACATATTCTCTTACGTCCCACCATGCAGACGTTAGCCTGCGATGTAGAGGCCATAGCCAGCGATCACCACAACTGGACTCAGGAGGACAAACTTTTGCTTGAGAGCCAACTGATCTTAGCTACAGCTGAACCACTGTGTTTAGACCCTTTTGTATCAGTAGCTTGCACTGAAAACAGACTGCTCtataacaaacaaaaactgaacaCTCGTCCCATGAAAAGGAATTTGAAGAGATTTTCTACAGCCTCTCTGAATCGGCAGCAGGATTTTCCTCCCAGCCCACTTCCTCCTGAGCTAACAGCCCTGCCTTCTTTAGCAAAAAGTCAAGAAAGTAAAACAGATAAGCAGTATGACCTCAAAACTTTGAAAGCAGGCAAGTGTGTAGATACGTGGAAACAGAGACCCTGTGATTTGGCTGTGCCTTCTGAAGTGGATGTGGAGAAACATACTAAGTCTTTCAAATATGATGACTTACAACCAACAGTCTGGCCAACTTATGAAGTAGGAGAAGATTCTATATTTGGATATGAAGACAGCAGTCATTCCCCGGCAACAAAGCAGATGCTCATGCATCCACTTAATGATCCACTTATCTCTGGAAAAAGCATgccccataaaaaaaaaagaaaagtcgtATATGAGAGACAGATGTCTCCCTACCATTCCTTCACAGATGACCATCCCTGTAATTTCCTGTCTGGGCCAGAGACTGATGATGTGAGGATGGTCAGTCCATCTGAGGAATCATCCCAGAAGAGCACCCAATATCCAGTGCAGATGTCATACAGCTCTGGTTACTTGGCTGATGTCTGgccaccttctccagggaaagaaCTAGAACAGCCTATGACTGGGTCGGTTCAGTCTTCTGGTGACTCAGCTGATCTTAGGCAACCTCCTCCAGGGAAAGAACTAGAACAGCCTAAGATTGGGTCAGTTCAGTCTTCTGATGACTCAGCTAGTTTCAGGCAGCCTTTTCCAGGGAAAGAACCAGAACAGCCTAAGAATGGGTCGGTTCAGTCTTCAGTGTTGGGCAAGGGAGCCAAACATCCACCTTCACCCATCAGACTTCCCTTGAACCCAGGAAAGAGCTCCTGGGGTGACAGTTTCACTTCTCAGCAGGCAAGCAGCTCTCATAAATTTCCATCTCCTGCCTCTGCTCCTAAGCTACCAAGTCTTTCCCAGGAATCTTCTATGGAGGTGAGTCAAGTTAGCTCATTTCCTGCCATGGCCCTGTCCACTGTGGGCTCATCACAAAGGACTGAAGCGTCAGCCACATCCTCTGTTCTGAATATCACCAAAGAGGTGCAGCCTGGTGGAGGAGGCCTGGCCTTAGGGAGCAGCTCTAAGCCAGTGCAGGACTCTACTACAGCTCCTGCAGGAATCACGGTAGGCCCCTTTCCTAGAGGGATCAAGCTTAGCCTCCTGCCCACAGGTATCAGTCTTGGTCCCCTGGCCACAGGGATGAAGCTTGACCACCAACCAACAGGGGTCAAGCCTGGCCCCCTGCCCATAGGGATCCAGCCTGACTCCCAGCCCACAGGGATGAAGCCTGGCCCCCTGCCCACAGGGATGAAGCCTGGCCCCCTGCCCACAGGGATGAAGCCTGAACTCCTGCCTAGAGGGATTAAGCTTGACTACCAAACAACAGGGATCAAGTCTGGCCCTCAGCCCATAGGGATCAAGCCTGGCCCCCAGCCCATAAGGATCAAGCCTGGTCTCCAGCCCATAAGGATCAAGACTGGCCTCCAGCCCAGAAGGATCAAGCCTAGACCCCTGCCCACAGGGATCAAGCTGGATCCCCTGCCCATAGGCAACAAGTCCAGACTCTTGCCCACAGGTATCAATCTTGGTCCCCTGCCCACAGGGATGAAGCTTGACCACCAACCAACAGGGGTCAAGCCTGGCCCCCAGCCCATAGAGGTCAGGCCTGGCCCCCTGCCCACAGGGATGAAGCTTGATTACCAACCAACAGGGATCAAGCTTGGCCCCCAGCCCATAGGGATCAAGCCTGGCCCCCTGCCCACAGGGATGAAGCTTGATTACCAAACAACAGGGATCAAGTCTGGCCTCCAGCCCATAGGGATCAGGCCTGATCCCCAGCCCATAGGGCTCAAGCCTGGCCCCCTGACCATAGGGATCAAGCCTGGAACCCTGCCCACAGGGATGAAGCTTGACTACCAAACCACAGCGATCAAGTCTGGCCTCCAGCCCATACGGATCAGGCCTGGCCCCCAGCCTGTAGGGATCAAGCCTGGCCCCCAGCCTATAGAGATCAAGCCTGGAACCCTGCCCACAGGGATGAAGCTTGACTACCAACCAACAGGGATCAGGCCTGGCCCCCAGCCCATAGGGATCAAGCCTGGCCCCCTGCCCACAGGGATGAAGCTTGATTACCAAACAACAGGGATCAAGTCTGGCCTCCAGCCCATACGGATCAGGCCTAGCCCCCAGCCTGAAGGGATCAAGCCTGGACCCCTGACCATAGGGATCAAGCCTGGAACCCTGCCCACAGGGATGAAGCCCGACCACCAACCAACAGAGATCGGGCCTGGCACCCAGCCCATAGGGATCAAGCCTGGCACCGGGCCCAtagggatcaagcctggtcccCGGCCCATAGGGATCAAGCCTGGCCCGCAGCCCATAGGGATTAGGCCTGGCCCGCAGCCCATAGGGATCAGGCCTGGCCCGCAGCCCATAGGGATCAGGCCTGGCCCCCAGCTCATACGGATCAAGCCTGGAACTCTGCCCACAGGGATGAAGCCTGACCACGAACCAACAGAGATTGGGCCTGGCACCCAGCCCATAAGGATCAAGCCTGGCCCCCAGCCCATAGGGATCAAGCCTGGAACCCTGCCCACAGGGATGAAGCCTGACCACCAACCAATCAAGATCAGGCCTGGCCCCCAGCCCATAGGGATCAAGCCTGGCCCCCTGCCCATAGGGATCAGGCCTGGAACCCTGCCCACAGGGATGAAGCCTGACCACCAACCAACAGAGATCAGGCCTGGCCCCCAGCTCAGAGAGATCAAGCCTCGCCCCCTGCCCACAGGGACCAAGCTTGCACACCAACCAGCAGGGATCAAGCCTTGCCTCCAGCCCATAGGGATCAAGCCCAGCCCTCTGCCGATGGAGATCAAGCCTGGCCACCTCCCCACAGGAATCAAGCTCGACCCCCTGACCACAGGGATCAAGCTCGGCCCCTTGACCACAGGGATCAAGTCCAGGCTCCTGCCCAGGGAGATCAAGCCCAAGCTCCTGCCCATGGGGATCAAGCCTGTGCTTCTGTCTACAGGGATCCAGCCGAACACCCTGCTCACAGGGATCTTGCCCAGCCCCCTGCCTACAGGGATCTCACCTGGCCCCTTGCCTGCAGGGATCAAGCCAGACACTCTGCCCACAGGGATCAGCCCCAGGGTCCTATCCCCAGGGATCCAGCCAGACACCCTGCCCACAGGAATCCAGCCAGGCACCCTGCCCACAGGGATCCAGCCGGACAGCCAGCCCACAGGGATCACACCCGGCCTCCTGCCAACAAGGATCAAGCCAGATAGCCAGCCCACAGGGATCAAGCCCGGCCCCCTGCCTGCAGGAGCTCAGCCACCAAATGTGCAGACTACCGCACTACCAGTTTCTTCTCAAGGAGGTGTTCAACTTGTTAAAAATACTCCCAGTCTCATGCCCTTTACTCTACTCCAGCTTTCACCAGGCTCACTCATTTTGAACCCCCAGCAGGCCcaggagcagctgcagcagccGACACAGCAGTGGCTCTACCAGCTGATGCCACAGCCACAACTTCAACAGCCCACAACTTCACATCCTCCACAGTCAGTGCCACAGGATCCTGTAGAAGGTTCAGGCAGTCAAATGGCCTTATCTGCTCAGCAAGCCATGGTTCTGCAGCCCCAGGCAGTTGTGTTGTCTCAGGTGGGCTCTGCCCAGAGAGGCCCCTGGCCAAGCCTCCCTCAGCACAGAGTTCAGCTCGCCTCCACCTTGCAGCTGCACCCACAGCCTCGGCCTGTACAGTTCAGAATCTTGC